In a single window of the bacterium genome:
- a CDS encoding acyltransferase: MTENAASESAPEPAAKTPRRRELDFLRGLALVVMTVGHPLRVNLAETSVDVVRFHYNVYGELFSAMFMFMSAINVQNFVASAARTPDFDATRFYVRASVALYLMGSTYNMIVGTLVVIDIIQAIAVGTLFAYMLLRIRASAISLAIITAALLAAGLAIVGPQPLGEHTLERVGWLRYAVAMFGPIPWLGFFSYGLLIDRIPRGRAELVAIPLALALFVAGHFLPPLEGTKPAALLFKANPRYLVMALGLLPFLHLACRRWYRGGFPVARLLEWWGTESLVFLVFHWFFIFMLRPWQLAFEHRFNESVGAWASGIVTLFMMALTVRLIAERRDAWLKKPEFPKKAWRVFYAGLAGWMMCFLVALAAASRGIAPGAKAMRAVAVVFAFAAAFSFTILYPHVRMRLRERSMRPAAP; encoded by the coding sequence GTGACCGAAAACGCCGCATCCGAAAGCGCGCCGGAGCCCGCCGCGAAAACGCCGCGCCGCCGCGAGCTCGATTTTCTGCGCGGGCTTGCGCTCGTGGTGATGACGGTCGGGCATCCGCTGCGCGTGAATCTTGCGGAAACATCGGTAGATGTGGTGCGTTTTCATTACAACGTCTACGGCGAGCTGTTCTCCGCGATGTTCATGTTCATGAGCGCGATCAACGTGCAGAACTTCGTGGCATCCGCCGCGCGCACGCCGGATTTCGATGCGACGCGCTTTTACGTGCGCGCGTCCGTCGCGCTTTATCTAATGGGCTCGACGTACAACATGATCGTCGGGACGCTGGTGGTCATCGACATCATCCAGGCGATCGCCGTCGGAACGCTGTTCGCTTACATGCTGCTTCGCATTCGCGCGTCCGCGATTTCGCTCGCCATCATCACCGCCGCGCTGCTTGCGGCAGGGTTGGCGATCGTCGGGCCGCAGCCGCTCGGCGAACACACGCTCGAGCGCGTCGGATGGCTGCGCTACGCGGTGGCGATGTTCGGGCCGATCCCGTGGCTCGGGTTTTTCAGCTATGGATTGCTCATCGACCGCATCCCGCGCGGGCGCGCGGAGCTTGTCGCGATACCGCTCGCGCTGGCGTTATTTGTCGCGGGTCATTTCCTGCCGCCGCTTGAAGGGACAAAACCCGCCGCGTTGCTATTCAAGGCGAACCCGCGCTACCTCGTGATGGCGCTTGGCCTGTTGCCGTTCTTGCACCTGGCCTGCCGGCGCTGGTATCGAGGAGGATTTCCGGTTGCGCGTCTTCTGGAATGGTGGGGCACCGAGAGCCTCGTCTTTCTCGTGTTCCACTGGTTTTTCATCTTCATGCTGCGCCCGTGGCAGCTCGCGTTTGAACACCGGTTCAACGAATCGGTCGGCGCCTGGGCGTCGGGCATCGTCACGCTGTTCATGATGGCGTTGACCGTGCGCCTCATCGCCGAGCGCCGCGACGCGTGGCTTAAAAAGCCCGAGTTTCCGAAAAAGGCGTGGCGCGTCTTTTACGCCGGCCTCGCCGGCTGGATGATGTGTTTTCTCGTCGCGCTTGCCGCCGCGAGCCGCGGCATTGCGCCCGGCGCGAAGGCGATGCGCGCCGTCGCCGTCGTGTTCGCGTTCGCGGCCGCGTTTTCGTTTACGATTCTGTACCCGCACGTCCGCATGCGCCTTCGCGAGCGTTCGATGCGCCCGGCCGCGCCATGA
- a CDS encoding acyl-CoA dehydrogenase family protein has product MDFAFTDEQRMIREAVRDFAQGELAPKAADVDRTGRFPIESVRQLAGMGLFAMCVPEEFGGGAAGAVAQALAQMEVAEADASLCVVMSVTNMVAEAINRDGTDEQKRRFIPMLVSGEFPVGAFVLTEAQAGSDATNIRTRAERDGDAYVLNGQKVFITSAAWASVYLVFARTGGEGSDGISAFLIERGTPGMTVGKEEKKMGLNGSNTCELVFENCRVPVQNRVLDEGRGFRVAMGSLDGGRIGVASQAIGIGRAAMRAALAYAPTREAFGKPLTEIGAIQHKIADMATELDAAQLLALRAAWLKEQGRGRFTREASMAKVFASEAANRVCKEAVQVFGGYGYCTDYPVERHYRDCKVTTLYEGTSEIQRLVIARSLLRD; this is encoded by the coding sequence GTGGACTTCGCGTTCACCGATGAACAACGGATGATCCGCGAGGCCGTGCGCGATTTCGCCCAGGGCGAGCTTGCGCCGAAGGCCGCGGACGTGGATCGCACCGGGCGATTTCCGATTGAGTCCGTCCGGCAGCTTGCCGGGATGGGTCTTTTCGCCATGTGCGTTCCGGAGGAATTTGGCGGCGGCGCGGCGGGCGCGGTGGCGCAGGCGCTGGCGCAGATGGAAGTCGCCGAGGCCGACGCGTCGCTGTGCGTCGTCATGAGCGTGACCAACATGGTCGCCGAAGCGATCAATCGTGACGGAACGGACGAACAAAAACGGCGCTTCATCCCGATGCTCGTTTCCGGCGAATTCCCTGTCGGCGCGTTCGTGCTCACGGAGGCGCAGGCCGGCTCCGACGCGACGAACATCCGCACGCGCGCCGAGCGCGATGGCGACGCGTACGTGCTGAACGGCCAGAAGGTGTTCATCACGAGCGCGGCATGGGCGAGTGTGTATCTCGTCTTCGCGCGAACGGGCGGAGAAGGATCGGACGGCATCTCCGCGTTTCTCATCGAGCGCGGCACGCCCGGCATGACCGTCGGCAAGGAAGAGAAGAAGATGGGGCTGAACGGCTCCAACACCTGCGAGCTTGTCTTTGAGAATTGCCGCGTGCCGGTCCAAAACCGCGTGCTCGATGAGGGGCGCGGGTTTCGCGTCGCGATGGGATCGCTCGACGGCGGCCGCATCGGCGTGGCAAGCCAGGCGATCGGCATCGGTCGCGCGGCGATGCGCGCCGCGCTGGCGTACGCGCCGACCCGGGAGGCGTTCGGCAAGCCGCTCACCGAAATCGGTGCGATCCAGCACAAGATCGCCGACATGGCGACCGAACTCGACGCGGCCCAGCTTCTGGCGCTGCGCGCCGCGTGGCTCAAGGAGCAGGGACGTGGGCGCTTCACGCGGGAGGCGTCGATGGCCAAGGTCTTCGCCAGCGAAGCGGCCAACCGCGTCTGCAAGGAAGCGGTGCAGGTCTTTGGCGGCTACGGATACTGCACGGACTATCCCGTCGAGCGTCACTATCGCGACTGCAAGGTGACGACGCTCTACGAAGGCACAAGCGAGATCCAGCGCCTCGTCATCGCACGTTCGCTGCTGCGCGACTGA
- a CDS encoding acyl-CoA dehydrogenase yields the protein MRFELTDEQGALRDMVRDFAAKEVLPKAAEIDEHHRYPEEIIARMAGLGLMGIPYSPDYGGAGMDYLSYAIAVEEISYACASTGVVLSAHSSLACDPIAKWGSEDQKKKYLSRMASGEWIGCFALTEPQAGSDASRQHTFAVKKGDGWALTGTKNFITNGREAKVAIVFAQTDREKGHRGITAFIVEAGTPGFSVGKIEDKLGIRGSSTTELVFDGAVVPDENRLGAIGDGFKVALSTLDGGRIGIAAQAIGIGRRALEESVKYAKERQAFGQPISNFQAIQWKIADMATELDAARLLAHRAAWMKDTGQKFTTQASMAKLFAAEAAMRAVREGIQVFGGYGYIREFPMERLYRDAKITEIYEGTSEIQRLVIASNLFKG from the coding sequence GTGCGTTTCGAACTCACCGACGAACAAGGCGCGCTTCGCGACATGGTGCGCGATTTCGCGGCCAAAGAGGTGCTGCCTAAAGCCGCGGAAATCGACGAGCATCACCGATATCCGGAAGAGATCATCGCCAGGATGGCCGGCCTTGGCCTGATGGGCATTCCGTATTCGCCGGACTACGGCGGCGCGGGGATGGACTATCTTTCCTACGCGATCGCGGTCGAGGAGATTTCGTACGCGTGCGCGTCGACGGGCGTGGTGCTTTCGGCGCACTCGTCGCTCGCGTGCGATCCGATCGCCAAATGGGGCAGCGAGGATCAGAAGAAGAAGTATCTCTCGCGCATGGCTTCCGGCGAGTGGATCGGCTGTTTCGCGCTCACGGAGCCGCAGGCGGGCTCCGATGCGAGCCGCCAGCACACCTTTGCCGTCAAAAAGGGCGACGGTTGGGCGCTGACCGGCACCAAGAATTTCATCACGAACGGGCGCGAGGCGAAGGTCGCCATCGTGTTCGCGCAGACCGATCGCGAGAAGGGCCATCGCGGCATCACGGCGTTCATCGTCGAGGCCGGCACGCCGGGATTTTCGGTCGGCAAGATCGAGGACAAGCTTGGCATCCGCGGTTCCAGCACGACCGAGCTCGTGTTCGACGGCGCCGTGGTGCCGGACGAAAATCGCCTCGGCGCGATCGGCGACGGCTTCAAGGTCGCGCTGTCCACGCTCGATGGCGGGCGCATCGGCATCGCGGCCCAGGCGATCGGCATCGGCCGGCGCGCGCTCGAGGAATCGGTGAAGTACGCGAAGGAGCGGCAGGCATTCGGGCAGCCGATCAGCAACTTTCAGGCGATCCAGTGGAAGATCGCGGATATGGCGACCGAGCTCGACGCCGCGCGCCTGCTCGCGCATCGCGCCGCATGGATGAAAGACACGGGCCAGAAGTTCACGACGCAGGCGTCGATGGCCAAGCTCTTCGCGGCGGAGGCGGCGATGCGCGCCGTGCGCGAGGGCATCCAGGTCTTCGGCGGGTACGGCTACATCCGCGAATTCCCGATGGAGCGCCTCTACCGCGACGCGAAGATCACCGAGATCTACGAGGGCACAAGCGAAATCCAGCGCCTCGTCATCGCGTCGAACCTCTTCAAGGGATAG
- a CDS encoding enoyl-CoA hydratase/isomerase family protein: MNFETLLYEVDGRVATVTINRPDKLNALNSRVIEELGHVVKEIEDDKNVKAVVVTGAGEKAFVAGADISEMLNLDPGAGLKFARGGQAVFSAIENSPKPFIAAVNGFALGGGTELAMACDFVYASEKAKFGQPEINLGIIPGFGGTQRLPRLIGRARAKELMLTGDMIGADEAYRLGLVNKVLPPAEVLAAAKATAAKIAGKGAIAIASILDAVNRGVDASMDEGLSVERDQFATLFSTHDKQEGMAAFLEKRPAKFEDR, from the coding sequence ATGAATTTCGAAACGCTGTTGTACGAGGTGGACGGCCGCGTCGCGACCGTGACGATCAACCGGCCCGACAAGCTGAACGCGCTGAACTCGAGGGTGATCGAGGAACTCGGGCACGTGGTCAAGGAGATCGAGGACGACAAGAACGTGAAGGCCGTCGTTGTGACCGGCGCGGGCGAAAAGGCGTTTGTCGCCGGCGCGGACATCTCCGAGATGCTGAACCTCGACCCCGGCGCGGGGCTCAAGTTCGCCAGGGGCGGGCAGGCCGTTTTTTCGGCAATCGAAAACTCGCCAAAGCCGTTTATCGCCGCGGTCAACGGATTCGCGCTCGGTGGCGGCACAGAGCTCGCGATGGCGTGCGATTTCGTCTACGCGTCGGAGAAGGCGAAGTTCGGGCAGCCGGAGATCAACCTCGGCATCATCCCTGGATTCGGCGGAACGCAGCGCCTGCCGCGTCTTATCGGCCGCGCGCGCGCCAAGGAACTGATGCTGACGGGCGATATGATCGGCGCGGACGAGGCGTATCGCCTGGGGCTCGTCAACAAGGTCCTGCCGCCGGCGGAAGTGCTCGCCGCCGCGAAGGCGACGGCCGCGAAAATCGCGGGCAAGGGCGCGATCGCGATCGCGTCGATTCTCGATGCCGTGAATCGCGGCGTGGACGCCTCGATGGACGAAGGCCTGTCGGTGGAGCGCGACCAGTTCGCGACGCTCTTCTCGACGCACGACAAACAAGAAGGCATGGCCGCGTTTCTCGAAAAACGTCCCGCCAAGTTCGAAGATCGATAA